Proteins found in one Methanospirillum hungatei JF-1 genomic segment:
- a CDS encoding response regulator has product MTKILYVDDEPTLLELGKMFLERTGQCSVDTVSSAPQALKKLNSNPYDAIISDYEMPEMNGIEFLKTVRTSGNQLPFILFTGRGREEVVIQALNEGADFYLQKGGDPKPQFTELYHKIRQAVQQRQVEEELRTKAEELHAAYEEIVATEEELRQNLDDLRRSEEALHESEESYRTVFQNTGTATVVLEEDGIISLANNTFASMSGYTREEIEGKMRWVDFVHPDDLSWMRIENRKRMEDESRALPHYEFRFITRSGEIREIYLTIGVIPNKKRSIASLLDITQKKCAIRSLEKSEALYRSVIENIQDVYYRSNPEGALIMVSPSGATLLGYDSIDEILGKPIAETLYFNPDDRDEFLHSLCTNGFVRNYETRLRKKDGSPVYVSTSSHYYHDESGAIAGVEGIIRDITDKKVVEQALVESERAHATMISNLPGFVYRCANDADYTMEFISDGCIAVTGYAPADLIHNNLISYNDLVHPDYQQTLWETVQKFLYNGGMFEVEYPIITKSGEIRWVWERGRGIFSEDDRLLFLEGFITDVTDRRRVKDALRQSNNKIRLLTSLTRHDIVNNLLMLKGYQEIALETQELSAVYDYISKAHEISNRIESIIGFTREYEGLGMANSAWISVYSLIESAQAEVPTDIIKIENTILPSLKVFADPILQKVFSTFIDNSIRHGKTVTKGTFHSREVNGDLVLFYRDDGIGIDPAKKEMIFDHGYGEHTGLGLYLAREIVSAGGFTIRETGTPGAGVQFEIVIPHGLYKDSISVLPDT; this is encoded by the coding sequence GTGACAAAGATACTCTATGTGGATGATGAGCCAACACTCCTTGAGTTAGGAAAAATGTTTCTTGAACGCACAGGTCAGTGTTCTGTTGACACCGTAAGCTCAGCCCCGCAGGCCCTGAAAAAATTGAATTCCAACCCCTATGATGCGATCATATCAGACTACGAAATGCCGGAGATGAACGGGATTGAGTTTTTAAAAACTGTCCGGACATCTGGAAACCAGCTCCCTTTTATCCTCTTTACCGGCAGGGGTCGTGAAGAAGTGGTTATCCAGGCCTTAAATGAAGGGGCAGATTTTTACCTGCAGAAAGGCGGGGATCCAAAACCACAGTTTACTGAGCTTTATCATAAAATCCGTCAGGCGGTTCAGCAGAGGCAGGTAGAGGAGGAACTCCGAACTAAAGCTGAAGAACTCCATGCTGCGTATGAAGAGATCGTTGCGACCGAAGAAGAACTCCGGCAGAATCTTGATGACCTCCGGAGAAGTGAAGAGGCCCTTCATGAAAGTGAGGAATCATATCGGACGGTTTTTCAAAATACTGGCACAGCGACTGTAGTTCTTGAAGAGGACGGGATCATCAGCCTTGCTAATAATACTTTTGCCTCCATGAGCGGGTATACCAGGGAGGAGATCGAAGGGAAGATGAGATGGGTTGATTTTGTCCATCCAGATGATCTCTCCTGGATGAGGATTGAAAACCGAAAAAGGATGGAAGATGAATCACGTGCCCTTCCCCATTATGAGTTCAGATTTATCACCCGTTCCGGAGAAATCCGAGAAATATACCTTACTATCGGGGTAATTCCAAACAAAAAAAGAAGCATCGCCTCTCTGCTTGACATCACCCAGAAGAAGTGTGCTATCCGGTCACTAGAAAAGAGTGAGGCACTCTACCGGAGTGTGATAGAGAATATCCAGGATGTCTATTACCGGTCAAACCCTGAAGGAGCGCTCATTATGGTAAGTCCGAGTGGTGCGACCCTACTTGGATATGATTCCATAGATGAGATCCTTGGAAAACCCATCGCTGAAACCCTCTATTTCAACCCGGATGATAGAGATGAATTTCTTCATTCATTATGCACGAATGGGTTTGTCCGGAATTATGAAACCCGTCTTCGGAAAAAGGACGGATCTCCTGTTTATGTGTCAACCTCCAGTCATTATTATCATGATGAGTCAGGAGCGATTGCTGGTGTAGAAGGTATAATCCGTGATATCACCGATAAAAAGGTCGTTGAGCAAGCTCTTGTGGAGAGTGAACGTGCCCATGCCACGATGATAAGCAATCTACCGGGATTTGTATATAGGTGTGCCAATGATGCTGACTATACTATGGAATTTATCAGTGACGGATGTATTGCCGTTACCGGGTATGCTCCTGCTGACCTGATTCACAACAACCTTATCTCATATAATGACCTGGTCCACCCTGATTACCAGCAGACGTTGTGGGAGACTGTCCAGAAATTTCTGTATAACGGGGGGATGTTCGAGGTTGAATACCCTATCATTACAAAGTCCGGTGAAATCCGATGGGTCTGGGAGCGGGGACGGGGTATATTTTCCGAAGATGACCGGCTTTTATTCCTCGAGGGATTCATTACCGACGTGACCGACCGGAGACGGGTCAAAGATGCCTTACGTCAGTCAAATAATAAAATCCGTCTCCTGACCAGCTTGACCCGGCATGATATCGTCAATAACCTGCTGATGCTGAAAGGATACCAGGAGATAGCCCTTGAAACACAGGAGCTGTCTGCCGTGTACGATTATATTTCAAAGGCCCATGAAATTTCAAATCGGATAGAATCGATCATCGGATTTACCCGTGAGTATGAAGGGCTTGGGATGGCCAATTCTGCATGGATATCTGTGTATTCGCTTATTGAATCTGCTCAGGCAGAGGTACCCACAGATATTATTAAAATTGAAAATACCATTCTTCCATCTCTGAAAGTATTTGCAGATCCTATCCTGCAAAAGGTCTTTTCAACGTTTATTGATAATTCTATCAGACATGGAAAGACGGTAACAAAGGGGACGTTCCACTCCCGAGAAGTAAACGGTGATCTGGTTCTTTTCTATAGGGATGATGGGATCGGAATAGATCCTGCAAAAAAAGAAATGATTTTTGATCACGGGTACGGGGAGCATACCGGTCTTGGCCTGTACCTGGCACGGGAGATCGTATCTGCAGGCGGCTTTACCATTCGGGAAACCGGCACTCCCGGGGCCGGGGTACAATTCGAAATAGTTATCCCACACGGGTTATATAAGGATTCAATATCCGTACTTCCCGATACCTAG
- a CDS encoding PAS domain S-box protein: MTDDPSEFSSDPLRLLIIDDDEVVLQATRQYLSAFFSFHVDTALSGQKALACMAERKYDAIIADYEMDGMSGLDLLQEIRSSGNDIPFIMFTGKGREEVVIASIDNGADGYVQKGGEIRSQFTELSHKITTVVKKKRAEKALLQSEAEYRQLYNESPLAFLSIDRSSTIVRCNTKAGELLGCSPDTLIGTSSLDIYADLPEGKSRFIEIFDRFLKEGVHTERELIICRADKTHRWVHLTMDAIRDDSGQIVLCNSILHDITEKKQAEHDLQKAQKQLREIHRQACIGIWDWDMHKDRIFWSDELCQIIGWNPDLPPPDYSRLSDLYVPESWGRLQAAVTFAIETGKPYDLELELIRPDKTRVWVRATGGPVYDATGMLTGLHGTMQDITERKKAEKALMESEERFRQLFNNASDMIILHEIGPNGKPGKILEVNDAACSTLGYTREEFLSLQVIDINTNESNELIPRLTPALFAKRHLTFECTHQRKDGSVLPVEVSVHLFTLHNQEVALAISRDISERKHNEKIREAILSGLRDILVEYVDRDLNVVWVNQATCDRYGLPGQNFPGACYRFVQGRDSPCPGCTALQAIKTGTFQEGEVTTPDGHYFLVRSNPVIENGIVTGAIHIAIDITERKRTEDALARSEQRLHDIIEFLPDATFVIDKEGTVIAWNKAIEKMTGVQASDIIGKGNYEYSLPFYLERRPILIDLAMRYDDTISPLYADFKNDEGKVISESIITNFQGNDVILWSIASPLFDKSGWLAGAIESIRDITYRKQTEDALRKAHDTLKTVMDSVDALVYVADMQTHEILFINQYGKRIWGDVIGKICYQSLQKGFDQPCSFCTNHLLLDEAGNPTRTITWEFKNMITKRWYQCRDSAIRWIDGRIVRLEIATDITEQKTVEYALRQANRQLNMLSGITRHDILNTVNAVQLFLEIAKSKVDTTPADQDFKHIDHAISLIQSHIEFTRVYQDLGSHEPVWHRLSSLIQAVFSRFSVHIVNTADDIELYADPLVVKVFENLVDNSIRHGQGVTRIQISSQIHEDEAVILFEDDGAGISYEEKEQIFERGYGKNTGLGLFFIREILSVTGISIRETGQPGTGARFEITIPFGIWRMHYKEGGKQ; the protein is encoded by the coding sequence ATGACCGATGATCCTTCTGAATTTTCTTCTGATCCTCTTCGTCTCCTCATTATTGACGATGACGAGGTGGTCCTTCAGGCCACCCGCCAGTATCTGTCTGCTTTCTTTTCGTTTCATGTCGATACTGCCCTTTCCGGCCAAAAAGCCCTTGCGTGTATGGCAGAACGCAAGTATGATGCAATAATTGCCGATTATGAGATGGATGGGATGAGTGGTCTTGATCTGTTACAAGAAATACGTTCCTCCGGAAATGATATCCCATTCATCATGTTTACCGGAAAAGGGAGAGAAGAGGTTGTCATTGCGTCCATAGATAACGGAGCAGACGGGTACGTGCAGAAAGGGGGAGAGATTCGGTCACAGTTTACAGAACTTAGTCATAAGATTACCACCGTCGTGAAGAAAAAACGAGCTGAAAAAGCACTTCTTCAGAGTGAAGCAGAGTACCGCCAGTTATATAATGAATCTCCTTTGGCATTTCTTTCTATTGACCGGTCTAGTACTATTGTCAGATGTAATACAAAGGCAGGAGAACTTCTCGGATGCTCTCCTGATACCCTCATCGGGACTTCCTCTCTGGATATCTATGCCGACCTTCCTGAAGGCAAAAGCCGGTTTATTGAGATATTTGATAGATTTCTGAAAGAGGGGGTGCATACCGAGCGGGAACTGATTATCTGCAGGGCTGATAAAACGCACCGGTGGGTACATCTTACTATGGATGCCATTCGGGATGATTCCGGTCAAATTGTCCTGTGCAACTCAATTTTACACGATATCACTGAGAAGAAGCAGGCTGAACATGACCTGCAAAAGGCACAGAAACAACTCCGTGAGATTCACCGACAGGCATGTATTGGTATCTGGGACTGGGATATGCATAAAGATCGGATCTTCTGGTCAGATGAGCTCTGTCAGATAATTGGCTGGAATCCTGACCTCCCTCCCCCCGATTATTCCCGTCTGTCAGATTTGTATGTACCGGAGAGCTGGGGTAGACTGCAGGCAGCTGTGACCTTTGCCATTGAGACCGGGAAACCATATGACCTTGAACTCGAACTCATCCGTCCTGATAAAACCCGGGTATGGGTACGGGCAACCGGAGGGCCGGTCTATGATGCAACAGGAATGCTCACCGGACTGCATGGGACAATGCAGGATATTACCGAGAGAAAAAAAGCAGAGAAAGCACTTATGGAGAGCGAGGAGCGGTTTCGCCAGCTCTTCAACAATGCATCAGATATGATAATTCTCCATGAAATAGGTCCGAACGGGAAACCTGGGAAGATACTTGAAGTGAATGATGCCGCCTGTAGCACGCTCGGGTATACACGGGAAGAATTTCTTTCTCTGCAGGTTATCGATATCAATACTAATGAGAGTAACGAACTCATTCCAAGGCTCACCCCTGCCCTGTTTGCAAAGAGACATCTTACTTTTGAGTGTACGCATCAACGAAAAGACGGTTCAGTACTTCCGGTTGAGGTATCAGTCCATCTTTTCACATTACACAACCAGGAAGTTGCCCTGGCAATCTCCCGTGATATTTCAGAGAGGAAACATAACGAGAAGATCAGGGAAGCAATACTATCCGGGCTGAGGGATATATTAGTTGAATATGTTGACCGTGATTTAAATGTCGTTTGGGTGAATCAGGCGACATGTGACCGGTACGGGTTACCTGGCCAGAATTTTCCCGGTGCCTGTTACCGGTTTGTTCAGGGAAGAGACAGCCCCTGTCCTGGCTGTACGGCATTGCAGGCAATAAAGACCGGAACATTTCAGGAAGGGGAAGTGACAACTCCTGACGGGCACTATTTTCTGGTCAGAAGCAATCCGGTTATCGAAAACGGAATAGTAACCGGGGCAATCCATATCGCGATAGATATCACAGAGCGGAAACGTACAGAAGATGCCCTTGCACGGTCAGAACAACGGCTCCATGACATCATCGAATTTCTCCCCGATGCAACCTTTGTGATTGATAAGGAAGGAACAGTCATCGCATGGAATAAAGCAATTGAGAAGATGACAGGCGTTCAGGCATCTGATATTATCGGAAAGGGGAATTATGAATACTCTCTCCCGTTCTATCTGGAACGAAGGCCCATCCTTATTGACCTCGCGATGCGGTATGATGATACCATATCCCCATTATATGCAGATTTTAAAAACGATGAAGGCAAGGTCATATCAGAATCGATTATCACTAATTTTCAAGGAAATGATGTCATTCTCTGGAGTATTGCATCCCCGCTCTTTGATAAATCAGGCTGGTTAGCCGGGGCGATTGAGTCCATCCGTGACATAACCTACCGAAAACAAACCGAAGATGCCCTCCGGAAGGCTCATGATACCTTAAAAACCGTGATGGACAGTGTTGATGCCCTGGTGTATGTTGCTGATATGCAAACCCATGAGATATTGTTCATAAATCAGTACGGAAAGCGGATATGGGGAGATGTGATTGGCAAGATCTGTTATCAGTCACTTCAGAAAGGTTTTGACCAGCCATGTAGTTTCTGCACAAATCACCTGCTTCTGGATGAAGCGGGCAATCCCACCAGGACAATAACGTGGGAATTTAAAAATATGATCACCAAACGGTGGTATCAATGCCGGGATAGTGCCATCAGGTGGATAGATGGCAGAATTGTCCGTCTTGAGATAGCAACGGATATCACCGAACAGAAAACAGTTGAATATGCTCTTCGTCAGGCAAACCGTCAATTGAACATGCTCTCTGGGATTACCCGGCATGATATACTCAATACGGTCAATGCGGTGCAGCTCTTTTTGGAGATCGCAAAATCAAAGGTGGATACTACTCCGGCAGATCAAGATTTCAAGCATATTGACCACGCGATCTCGCTTATTCAGTCTCACATAGAATTTACAAGGGTATATCAGGATCTGGGATCTCATGAACCGGTTTGGCATCGTCTCTCATCTCTTATTCAGGCTGTCTTCTCGAGGTTCTCTGTTCATATCGTCAATACTGCTGATGATATTGAGCTTTACGCAGATCCCCTGGTTGTCAAGGTCTTTGAAAATCTGGTTGATAATTCAATACGGCATGGCCAAGGCGTCACCCGGATTCAGATTTCAAGCCAGATACATGAAGATGAAGCTGTGATCCTGTTTGAAGATGACGGGGCCGGTATTTCATATGAGGAGAAAGAACAGATCTTTGAGAGAGGGTATGGGAAAAATACCGGTCTTGGGTTGTTTTTCATTCGTGAGATCCTTTCTGTTACCGGTATCTCCATCCGGGAGACCGGCCAGCCGGGGACTGGTGCCAGGTTTGAAATTACCATTCCGTTTGGAATATGGAGGATGCATTATAAGGAAGGGGGAAAGCAGTGA
- a CDS encoding PAS domain S-box protein, whose protein sequence is MKTMNAALMKTHDDNQNKTEEAIIREIQQILAKNRQGMTISDISRSLGINRTLILNILNLMTGRGEISMRSFGRAKVYTLSSRIPVARLLSLSSDLFLIVDEDLFVEDVNDPCASFFNVQPDEVRGSNIRYTGIPELFSYDIIRALEDAVAGNKRIFEDYVGMEGKECFFRVSCIPIQENDFSTKVALVLHDLTLHKKYEEELEERLNIQTRELSSSLHRYETLAEVAPVGIFEADAKGKVIYVNQKWCEITGYEPDEVKGSKWVKVIHHTERDWIKGLWYEHVAEGIPWNHAYRYQKKSGEEVHVLGMAVPLRNDDGEVTGYLGTVVDITDRVTAEQIIHDLNVYLTTILEDANDGILTLDNDRRFVSCNAAGCRILGYEKSILTGQSIRMIYRSDEEFEKIGEKIYREITMTGHYRGEIPIIRGDGEERIIDVSISDMKEHGTITGIIVLFRDVTESSREKKKVILQENQLKKILDGLIDAVCVVDRNGTILYANSCACTYMTGSESLERENMTLFDLFPEEEVISLLSYYQRIIDSKKPDSKRMKVTLRGQEYCFFNRSVPIQFGENNIDAVLSLSLETGVFEHV, encoded by the coding sequence ATGAAAACAATGAATGCTGCATTGATGAAAACTCACGATGATAATCAAAATAAAACCGAGGAGGCGATCATACGTGAAATTCAGCAAATACTGGCTAAAAATCGCCAGGGCATGACAATATCTGATATTTCCAGATCTCTCGGGATTAACCGGACATTAATCCTGAATATCCTCAATCTCATGACCGGCAGAGGAGAGATCTCCATGAGATCCTTTGGAAGGGCAAAAGTGTACACTCTTTCTTCGCGAATTCCTGTTGCGCGACTCTTAAGCCTGTCCTCTGATCTGTTTCTGATTGTCGATGAAGACCTATTTGTTGAAGATGTAAATGATCCATGTGCTTCATTCTTCAACGTTCAGCCAGATGAGGTGAGGGGGTCGAATATCCGGTATACCGGGATCCCTGAATTGTTTTCATATGATATAATCAGGGCACTGGAAGATGCAGTAGCGGGAAATAAACGAATCTTTGAAGATTATGTGGGTATGGAAGGAAAAGAGTGCTTCTTCCGTGTTTCCTGTATCCCCATTCAGGAGAATGATTTCTCAACAAAAGTAGCCCTGGTTCTGCATGACCTGACATTACATAAAAAATACGAGGAAGAGCTGGAAGAGCGTCTGAATATACAAACCCGTGAGCTTTCTTCAAGTCTTCACCGGTATGAAACTCTTGCAGAAGTCGCTCCTGTTGGAATTTTTGAGGCAGATGCAAAAGGCAAAGTCATCTATGTAAATCAAAAATGGTGTGAGATAACCGGGTATGAGCCAGACGAAGTAAAAGGATCGAAATGGGTGAAAGTGATTCACCATACTGAACGGGACTGGATCAAAGGACTCTGGTATGAACATGTCGCCGAGGGAATACCCTGGAATCATGCATACCGGTACCAGAAAAAGAGTGGAGAAGAGGTTCATGTTCTGGGAATGGCAGTTCCATTAAGGAATGATGATGGTGAGGTAACCGGATACCTGGGAACTGTTGTCGATATTACTGATCGTGTTACTGCTGAGCAGATCATTCATGATTTAAATGTATATCTTACGACAATCCTTGAAGATGCAAACGACGGAATTCTTACCCTCGATAATGACAGACGGTTTGTAAGTTGTAATGCTGCAGGATGCAGGATTCTGGGGTATGAAAAGAGTATCCTCACCGGTCAGAGTATCAGAATGATCTACCGTTCAGATGAAGAGTTTGAAAAGATTGGGGAAAAAATTTACCGAGAAATAACTATGACCGGACATTATCGAGGTGAAATTCCGATCATCAGGGGTGACGGTGAGGAACGAATCATAGACGTCTCCATCAGTGATATGAAAGAGCATGGGACCATCACCGGAATTATTGTGCTGTTTCGTGATGTAACTGAGAGTTCGCGGGAGAAAAAGAAGGTGATTCTTCAGGAAAACCAGTTGAAAAAAATACTTGACGGACTTATCGATGCTGTTTGCGTAGTTGACCGGAATGGCACCATTCTGTATGCAAATTCCTGTGCATGTACATATATGACCGGTTCAGAATCACTGGAGAGGGAGAATATGACGTTGTTTGATCTTTTCCCTGAAGAAGAGGTTATTTCGCTCCTTTCATACTATCAAAGAATTATTGATTCTAAAAAACCTGACTCGAAACGGATGAAAGTTACTCTACGGGGGCAGGAATATTGCTTTTTCAATCGTTCTGTACCGATACAATTCGGAGAGAATAACATTGATGCAGTTCTCTCTCTGTCACTTGAAACCGGAGTATTTGAGCATGTTTGA